The genomic interval TCGCAGGCGCTCAGCTGGAAAAAATGCGGCACCCGACGCGCCGGCAGGATCTGCTGGCCGCTGAGGCCGCCGTGGTGCAAGCAGAGGCCGCTGCCCGCCAGGCCCAAGACGCCTACCAGCGCACCCAGGAACTGGCCCAGGAAGGCGCCGTCACCCCCATGGAGCTGATTGGCCGCCAGACGGCGGCCGAGTCCGCCCGGGCCGCCGCGGACCAGGCCCGGGCGCGGCTGTCGCTGGCGCGCGAGGGCTCGCGCGGCGAAGACCTGATCATCGCAGCCGGCCAGGCCGCCGAGGCGCGGGCCACGCTGGCCCAGATGCAGGCCTTGCTGGCGCAGACCCAGGTCCGGGCGCCCGAAGCGGGTCGCATCATCAAAAAGGACGTGCGGCTCGGCGACGTCTCAGCGCCCGGCAAGGCCTTCTTCCAGATCGTGCGAGCCGGTCGCCTCGAAGTGGAAGCGCAGATTCCAGAGACCGATCTGGACCGGGTCAAGCCGGGGCAAACCGCGGTGGTGAGTTCGGACGCCCGGACCGACTGGAAAGCAATCGGCCACGTGCGCGAGATCAGCCCGGCGATTGACCCGGGCAATCGCCAGGCCACGGTTCAGCTGGACATCCCGGCCAGTGCGGGCCTGCGCGTCGGCATGTTCGTGCGGGCGACGCTGGAACTGGGCAAGGTCGCCTCTCTGGCGGTGCCGGCGTCGGCCGTGGTCACCAAGGAATCGGGCAGCGAGGTGTTCGTGCTGGACGGCAAGTACGCCCGAAGCCGAACGGTCGTGCCGGGCCTGCGGGCTGACGGCTGGGTCGCCATCACCTCGGGCTTGGAAGCGGGAGAACAGGTCGTGACCTCGGGCGTCGGTTTCCTCAAGGACGGCGACAAGGTCGACCTGCCGCCCGCCCGAACCTCCCACGGGCCGGCCGCTGCGGGCCCGCTCCGCAAGGCCTCTCGCTGACCCACGATCCGACCTCGCCTGCCTGAGGCGAGGTCAAGGAGCCGCGCGTGAACATCTCGGCCTGGGCCATCAAGCGCCCGATCCCCGTCATCCTGCTGTTCCTCTTTCTGACCATCCTCGGGCTGGGCAGCTACTTCCGACTGGGCATCAACGACAACCCGGATGTCGATTTTCCCTTGATCGTGGTCGGCATCACCCAGGCGGGCGCCTCGCCCGCCGAACTCGAAACCGAGGTCACGCGCAAGGTCGAGGACGCCCTGGTGGGCATCTCGGGCCTCGATCACACCACCTCGACCGTGACCGAAGGACTCTCGACCACCGTCTGCGAATTCAAGATCGGCACCAAAACCGATGTCGCCATGAACGACGTGCGCGACGCCATCACCAAGATTCGCCAGACCCTGCCGGCCGACATCAACGAACCCTCGATCACCCACCCCAATTTCAGCGGTGAGCCCTTCATCACCTACACCGTCGCCTCCACGCGACGCCCGGTGGCGGAAATCTCCCGCATGATCGACGAGGAGATCACGCGTGCGCTGCTGGCCGTGCCGGGCGTCAGCCAGGTGCGCCGCAGCGGCGGCCTCACCCGCGAGGTTCGCATCGATCTGGTGCCGGCCCGCCTGCGCGCAGTGGGCCTGACGGTGGAGACCGTCAACGCGCAACTGCGCAGCCTGAACCTCAACCTGCCGGGCGGGCGGGCCGAGGCCGGCAGCCAGGAACAGTCGATTCGGACCCTGGGCTCGGCCCCCAGCGTCGAGACGCTGCGGTCCTTCCCGATCACCCTGGCCAACGGTCAGACCGTGCCCCTGTCGACCCTCGGCACGGTGACTGACGGCTATGCCGAGGTGCGCCAGAAGGCCTTCCTGGATGGACAGCCCTGTGTGGCCTTCTCGGTGGTCCGCTCGCAGGGCTCCGCGCTGGTTCAGACCGAAGAGGCCACCCGCAAGGCGGTGGAAGCCCTGCGCGAAAGCCTGCCGTCGGACGTCAAGGTCGAACTGGTGCGCACCATGGCCGACTACACGCGCGCGGCCCACACCGCCACCATGGACGCCCTGTACCTGGGCTCGGCCCTCGCGATGATCGTGATTTTCATCTTCCTGCGCAATGGTCCTGCGCTGTTCATCTCGGCGCTGGCCATCCCCCTGTCCGTGATTGCCACCTTCTGGGTCATGAAGGGGCTGGGCTATACCCTGAACGGCATGACCACGCTGGCCCTGACCCTGGTGGTGGGCATCCTGGTGGACGACGCGATCGTCGACCTCGAGAACATCTACCGCCACATCGGCATGGGCAAGTCCCCCATGAGGGCGGCCCTGGAAGCCACCGATGAGATCGGCCTGGCCATCATCGCCACCACGATGACGATCGTGGCGGTGTTCATTCCCGTCGGTTTCATGGGCGGCATCCCGGGGCAGTTTTTCCGCTCGTTCGGCATCACCGTCACGGTGGCGGTAATGTTCTCCTTGCTGGTGGCCCGCACCCTGACGCCCATGCTGGCCGCCCACCTGCTGCCGGCCAACCTGGCAGAAGCCGAGGACCACTCGCGCCTGCGGGCCCCCTACCTGCGCCTGCTTGACTGGGCGCTGTCGCACCGCTGGCTGACGCTGAGCGGGGCCGTGGGGATCTTTGTGCTCTCGATGATGCTGGTGCCGATCATCCCGAAGGGCTTCATCAAGCTGGGCGACATCGGTCAGGCCATGGTGCAGATCTCCCTGCCGGCCGGGGCCAGCATCCAGGAAACCGAACGGGTCGTGCACGCGGTCGAGCAGGCCCTGCGCGCCCGTCCCGAGACCAAGCTGATCTTCTCCACCGTCGGCACAGCCAGCAATTCGGCCGGTGGTTCGCTGGTGCAGACCGGCACCAGCGTGACCAAGGCGACGGTCAACGTGGTGCTGGTGCCCAAGTCGGAACGGGCCCTCTCGCTGGATGCCTACCAGGAGGCCTTGCGCCCGGAACTGGCCAGGATTCCAGGTGCCCGCGTGGTCTTCGCCCAATTCGGCGCCACCGGCTCGGCCAAGCCCGTCAACGTGCTGTTGCGCGGCGCGGACGGCCGCCTGCTGGAGCGCGTGGGCGAGCAGTTGCTCAAGGACATGCGTGCCCTGCCGGAACTGCGGGATGTCACCAGCAGCACGGCCGAGCTGAAACCGGAAATTCGGATCCAGCCGGACCTGGTGCGCGCGGCGGAACAGGGCGTCTCGGTGGCGTCGATTGGCCGCCTGGTGCGGCTGGCCACGCAGGGCGATGCTGACTTCAACCTGGCCAAGTTCAACGCCGGCAACCGGCAGCTGAACATCCGCATCCAGCTGGTGCCGGAGGCACGTCAGGACCTGGCGGCGATCGGCGACCTGCTGATTCCAGGACGAGCGGGCATGGTGCCCTTGCGCTCCGTCGCGGACATCTCGTTCGGCACCGGACCGGTCCAGATCGACCGCTACGACCGCGCCCGCCAGGTCACCTTCACCGCTAACCTGACGGCCGGCAACCTGGGAGATGCGCTGGCCAAGATCCAGAGCCTGCCCACGCTGAAAAATCTGCCGGCCGGCATCAACCAGGGCACCGTGGGAGAGTCCAAGGTCATGGTCGACATTTTCACCGAGACCGTGATCGCCCTGGGCGCCGGCATCATGTTCATTTACGCCGTGCTGGTGCTGCTATTCGGTGGCTTCCTGCAACCGCTGACGATCATGATGGCGCTGCCACTCTCGATCGGCGGTGCCATGGCCGGATTGCTGGTTTTCGGCAAGGAACTGGGCCTGTACGCCCTGATCGGGGTGATCATGCTGATGGGCCTGGTCACCAAGAACTCGATCCTGCTGGTCGAATACGCCTTGATGGCGAGAAGCCAGGGGGCCACCCGACGCGAGGCCCTCATGAACGCGGGGCGCGATCGCCTGAGACCGATCCTGATGACCACCATCGCCATGATCGCCGGTATGTTGCCGATCGCCCTGGAAATGGGCACCGGCACCGAAAGTCTCTCGCCCATGGCGGTGGCGGTGATCGGCGGGCTGGTGACCTCGACCGTCTTCACCTTGGTGGTGATCCCGGCCGTCTTTACCCTGCTCGACGACGTCCAGCGCCTGTTCTGGCGACGCCTCGGACGGCGCCTGCCGGGCCCCGACGAACGGGTCGGCGCCCCCGCCGAAGCCAGCGTCGGATAGGCGCGGGCAACGCGGCCCCACGCGGCCGGCGCCTCCCGTGGCACGGCCAGCAGGGCCAGGTCCGTCCACCTGATCACGCGGGCCTTCGGCGCGCGTGGGCTGCGTCTTGGCGATTTCAGAGACGCTTGCTCAGAAAATCACGCAAGTTTGACAGGCCATGGGACTATTATTAAAATAAAGTTAATTACAGATTGATGAATGTTTAAGCGCCCGCACCCGAGAGCGCCGGGCGCCAGGGAGATAAAGATGAGCACCATTCGTACCCTCATGATCAGCCTGCTGCTGAGTGCCTCCGCGGTCCTGCCCGCCGGTTGCGCCAAGGCCCCTGTGGCCTCGGCCCCTCAAGGCGTCGCGAGCGTGGAGCTGGACGCCTCGCGCGCCTACTCCATCGAAAACCTGCTGGGCATCGGCCCCGTCTACGGCCGCAAGCTGCGGGAAGCCGGCATCACCAGCACCAGCAAGCTGAAGGCCGCCACCGAAACCCGCTACGAACGCCAGCGGCTGGCCGCTCAGGCCGACGTGCCCTACAAGCTGGTGATGGCGTGGTCCCAGAAGGTCGCCCTGATGGAAATTCCCGGCATCGGGCCGCGCCAGAGCAACCTGCTGGCCGCCGTCGGTGTCGAGTCGGTGGAGGAGTTGGCCCGGCGATCGCCGGAGAACCTGCACGAGCGCCTGGCTGTCGCCAACACCTTCAAGCCACGCTTCGTCGAGAACACCCCGTCGCGCGAGACCGTCGAAAAGTGGGTAACCGCCGCTCGGCGCGAAGCCCGTCGCCACAGCGCGGAGTAGCCCTTGCGGGGGCGATCCCTGCGGAATCCAGACCTCACGGCCGGACTGCCTGATCGCAGCGTCCGGCCGTGGTCGTGATCCCGGGGTGGCGTGGCGGCCTCAAAATCCGATCGCGCCGCCGGCAGGCGGCCGACCACCGCAGCGACACCACGGCAGGGTGATGGCGCAAGCACCACTTGGTTAAGAATGGAAAAAGCTTTCTCCCGATGACGCAGCCGCGTGGAACGCCTCCCCGATAACCAACTCGGACCGAGACGGATGGTGGGAGGCGTGACGAAGTTGCCCCATTCAAATGAGACCCCCCGGCGGCAGAAGCCTCTGCTGGGTCTGATCATGCTGCGCGAAGGCCTGCTGGACGAGGGGCGCCTTGCCAGCGCGATCGAACGCTGGCGCACCCATCGCGCCGCCGGACGCCCCGTGCCGTTCGGGCAGGTGGTGCTGGAACTGGGTTACTGCGGCTGGCGCGAACTGACGCCCTGCCTGGCACTGCAGCGCAAGCTGGCCACCTCCCCCTCCCCGCACAAACCCCTGGGCCACCTGCTGCTGGAACTCGCGCTCCTGTCGCCCCGCCAGATCGTGGTGGCACTGCAACTGCAACGCGCCACGGGCAAGCGCCTCGGGGAATTGCTGGTGGAAGAGGAGGTCCTGCGGGAACCCCAGCTGGAAGTGCTATTGCGCCTGCAAGCCCGGGCCGCGTGAGCGCGACAGGTCTGGGCGCCTGAAGGGTCACCACCTCGCTCCCTGGCGGCGTGTTCGGCTTGGACGTGTGGCCAGTTCGCACGTGTCCGGGTGACGGCCATCAAAAGCGACACGGCCGCTGCAAGGCGGCTTGCAGAGCGGGCAGAAACGCCACGTGCGGCACCAGCACCTGACCGAAGCGGTCGTAGTGCGGGTTGTAGAGCTGGCTATCGAGCAGGGCAAAGTTCCGTTCGCGCAGGTGCGCGACCAGGTGCACCAGGCAGATCTTGGAGGCGTCGGTGGCCCGACTGAACATCGATTCGCCGAAGAAGACCCCGCCCAGCGCGAGTCCGTACAGCCCGCCCACCAGGTCGTCATCCCGCCAGGCCTCGACGCTATGGGCCAGGCCCCGAGCGTGCAGGGCGCAAAAGACCGACTGAATCTCAGGTGATAGCCAGGTCGCGGGGCGATCGGCGCAGGCCGCGATGACCCGCGGGAAGGCCGTGTCGAACCGGATCTGATAGGGCGCGCGGCGCATGACCTTGGCCAGCGAGCGTGGCACGCGGAACGTGTCGAGCGGGAGCAACGCACGTTGCTGAGGGCGATACCAGCCCAGCTCTCCCGCCTCGTCGGCCATCGGGAAGAGACCTTGCGCGTAGGCCAGCAGGATCGTGTCGGGGGTGATCACGAGGCTTCACCGCCATCCGCCTGAGCCAGGCGTCTCTGGGGCATTCTCTGCTGGCCAGCAGGCCCCCTTCGCCCCGGGACGAAACGACACCGGTTTGTTACCATGCGGATCTCAGGCAGCGTGAGGTCCCCCCGAACCCGGCCGAGCCCGCTCGCCGCCGCGAGGACGCCCACCGATGCCCTCTTCTACCCTGGCTCCGGACGCAAGCCTCATCTCCCCCTTTCGACCCGCCTGGGGGCTGGCCCAGCCGGATCTCCAGACCATCTTGCCGGAGGTGCTGCCGCGCCCGGACCGGCGGCGATCGCCCTGGTGGCGGGCCCAGCAGCGCCTGACGTTGCCTCTGAGCGATGGGGACCACCTGCTGGGCTGGCTGCACCCCCTGGCGCCCCACGCCCCGGGCGAGGCGCCCCTGGTGATTCACTTCCACGGTCTGGGATCGTCGGCGGACAGCGGCACCATGCGCAGCTTGAGCCACAAAGCTCACCTCGCTGGTTTCCACAGCCTGCGCGTGAACTGGCGCGGCGCCGGCGGCAGTGAGGATCTCGGCACGGGCGTGACCAGCGGCGTGGGTTATGCCGACGTGGCCGACGTGGTCCGTCACATGCACGAGCAAGGCCACGGTCCGATTTACCTGACCGGCTTCTCGCTGGGTGGCGCGATCGTGCTAAACGCGCTGGCGCGGCTCACGCCCACGCCCGACGTGGCCGGCGCTGTCTGCATCTCCGCGCCACTCGACTTCGCGGCGGCAGCCGCCGCCCTGCGAGAGCCGCGCAATCGCTTTTACGACGCCCGCTTCGTCTGGCTGCTGAAGGAGACCCTGCGGCGCTTCGTGGCGCAGGGACGCGGGGGCCTTCGCCACCGCGAAGCCTTGAAACATTTCCCGGCCATCCGCCACGTGTCTGATTTCGATCACCTCATCACGGCCCCCGCGGTGGGCCTGCCGGATGCGGCGGCCTACTACGCCGCCGCCAGCCCAGGTCCGCACCTGGCCCGGCTCACCGTGCCAACCTGGCTGATCACGGCCGACGATGATCCGTTCGTGCCGCTGGCCGCGCAGCGCCACGCCTTGAACGCCCTCCCGGAGCACCCCACGCTGCACGTCACCATCACGGACGGGGGCGGACACGTGGGCCTGGTGGGGCAGCGGCCACAGCCAGCCCTCCCCTGGGAGGATCATTTCTGGCTGGAAAACGCCACCGTGCGACGCCTGATGGCCTGGGAACAGGCGCGGCGCAGCGCGAGCGGTGCTTGAACCGGTTGGCGGCGGATGCTTTCCTCCGGCCGCCGAAACCCCGCTCGTTTGCTTGCTTGCCCCCCGTGGGTTTGCTAGAGTGACAGGCGATCGGGGCGTCGTCACGGCCTCCCGAGGCCATCGCATCGGCGCGAAAGCAGGCAACCTTGCGTTTCACCAGCTTGTCCCATCCCACGATGGGGCTCCATATCCTCTCCACCACCAAGTTCAAGACCAACACGCTGGTCCTGAACATTCGCTGTCCGCTGGAAGCAGGTCGGGTCACCCGGCGCGCGCTGTTGCCCTACGTGCTCACGCGCGGCACGGCCCAGCATCCCAGCGTGCGCCAGATGCAGGCCCAGCTGGACCGGATGTACGGCTCTTACCTGAACGCCGACGTGTTCAAGCTGGGCGAAAATCAGATCGTTCAATTCCGTCTGGAACTGCCCAATGGCAAGTACATTCCAGGGAAACCGGAACTGCTGAAGGACGCCATCGCCTTTTTTCACGGCGTGCTGACCGACCCCGTGCGGGAAGGGGGCCTGCTCAAAAGCAGTTTCGTGGAACTGGAGAAGGAGGCCCTGCGCAAGCGCGTGGAAGGCCTCTTCAACCACAAGACGCACTATGCCCGCATCCGCTGCGTGGAGGAGATGTTCCGCGACGAGCCCTACCACCTGTTCTCCGGGGGCCGCATCGAGGACCTGCCGGCGATCGACCCGGCCGCTCTGGAAGCCGAATTCCAGGCCATGCTGGCGGAGAGCCCGATGGATATGTTCGTGCTGGGTGACGTCAACCCCCAGGCGGTCGAGGAAGAGTTGCAGCGGGTCTTCCACTTCAACGGCCTGCGCCCGAGCGCGCCGGCCTGTCCGCCGTGGGCACCGGTGATCGGCCACGCCCCGACTCAGCCGCGCCAGCTCACGGAACACACCGACGTCAACCAGGGGCAACTGGTGCTGGGCTTGCGCACGCCGGTGCGGATCGAATCCGACGACTACTACGCCATGAAGATGTACAACGGCTTGCTGGGCGCCTTCTCGCACTCCAAGCTGTTCATGACGCTGCGCGAGAAGGAGAGCCTGGCCTACGCCACCAGTTCGCGCTACGACGCCCACAAGGGCGCGCTGTTCATCCAGGCCGGCATCGACATCGCCCATGAGGCCCGTGCCCTGAAGGTGATCGAAGCGCAACTGGAAGCCCTGCAACAGGGGGCCATCACGGACGAGGAGCTGCACCAGACGCGGGCCATGCTGCTGAACACCTACCGCGAGGCGAACGACAGCCCCGGCGCGTTGATCAACCTGGCCTTCGAGGCCATCGTGGCCGGCCAGGCCCGCCCGGTCGAGGAACTGGCCGCCGCCCTGCCCGTCATCGGGCGAGCCGAGATTCAGGCCGTGGCCAACAAGCTGAGCCTGGACACCGTCTACTTCCTGCGCGATCCCCTGCCCGACGCGATCGCCACCGCCAGCTAGGAGCCCGCCATGCAAACCCGTGCGTTCGAGACCCTCCAGGAGCGGATCTTCGAGGAAACCCTGCCCAACGGACTGACCGTCCAGCTGGTGCCCAAGCCCGGCTATGCCAAGACCTATGCCGTCTTCACGACCCGCTACGGCTCGATCGACAACCATTTTCAGCTCGCCGACGGACCTGAGCATCGCGTGACGGATGGCATCGCCCACTTCTTGGAACACAAGCTGTTCGAAGAGGAGTGGGGCGACATCTTCCACACCTTCTCGACCCAGGGGGCCTCGGCCAATGCCTTCACCAGCCACACCCGCACGGCCTACCTGTTTTCGGCCACCGACGAGATTGAAACCAACCTCGAGACCCTGCTCGACTTCGTGCAGCGGCCGCATCTGACGCCGGAGAACGTCGAGAAGGAAAAGGGCATCATCGAGCAGGAAATTCGCATGTACGACGACATGCCCTTCTGGCGCGCCTACCGCCACCTGCTCGAGAACCTGTTCGTGGAAAGCCCTGTGCGCATCGACATCGCGGGCACGGTCGAGTCGATCGGCCGGATCGATCGCGAGGCCCTGATGACCTGTTACGAGACCTTCTACCACCCGAGCAACATGCGGCTGTGCGTGGTGGGCGACTTCGACGCCGAGACCATGATGCAGCGCATCCGGGACAATCAGGCCCGCAAGGCCTACGCGCCGCCCCGGCCGATCGTGCGCCATCGGGTGGCGGAACCGGCCACGGTGGCCCGCCAGCAGCACCGCGTGAAGCTGGCGGTGTCGCGCCCGCTGGTCGTGCTGGGCTGGAAGGACAAGCAGGCCATCCCCGAGGCCGAACACCTGCATCGGGAACTGCTCATGGGGCTGATTCAGGATGTCGTGTTCGGGCGCTCCTCGGTGCTGTTCCAGGACCTGCTCGACCGCGGCCTGATTGATGACGCGCTCTCCTACGATTACGAGGTGGGCGACGGCTACGGTTTCTCGTACCTCGGGGCCGAAACGGACGACCCGCAGGCCCTGACAGAGGCCGTGCAAGCGGCGCTGGAAGCCTTCGTGCGCGACGGCATCCCGGAGGATGAATTCGTGCGCGCCGGCCACAAGCAGATCGGCGACTACCTCTACACGCTGAACAGCCCCGAGGCGATCGCCAACCAGGTCACCGAGGCCGCCTTCCAGAACGCGGACTATTT from Candidatus Sericytochromatia bacterium carries:
- a CDS encoding pitrilysin family protein produces the protein MQTRAFETLQERIFEETLPNGLTVQLVPKPGYAKTYAVFTTRYGSIDNHFQLADGPEHRVTDGIAHFLEHKLFEEEWGDIFHTFSTQGASANAFTSHTRTAYLFSATDEIETNLETLLDFVQRPHLTPENVEKEKGIIEQEIRMYDDMPFWRAYRHLLENLFVESPVRIDIAGTVESIGRIDREALMTCYETFYHPSNMRLCVVGDFDAETMMQRIRDNQARKAYAPPRPIVRHRVAEPATVARQQHRVKLAVSRPLVVLGWKDKQAIPEAEHLHRELLMGLIQDVVFGRSSVLFQDLLDRGLIDDALSYDYEVGDGYGFSYLGAETDDPQALTEAVQAALEAFVRDGIPEDEFVRAGHKQIGDYLYTLNSPEAIANQVTEAAFQNADYFAVPDMLAAMTREQANVLLQEHFDPAQCVSSVVLPQDEDAAVPA
- a CDS encoding pitrilysin family protein, whose product is MRFTSLSHPTMGLHILSTTKFKTNTLVLNIRCPLEAGRVTRRALLPYVLTRGTAQHPSVRQMQAQLDRMYGSYLNADVFKLGENQIVQFRLELPNGKYIPGKPELLKDAIAFFHGVLTDPVREGGLLKSSFVELEKEALRKRVEGLFNHKTHYARIRCVEEMFRDEPYHLFSGGRIEDLPAIDPAALEAEFQAMLAESPMDMFVLGDVNPQAVEEELQRVFHFNGLRPSAPACPPWAPVIGHAPTQPRQLTEHTDVNQGQLVLGLRTPVRIESDDYYAMKMYNGLLGAFSHSKLFMTLREKESLAYATSSRYDAHKGALFIQAGIDIAHEARALKVIEAQLEALQQGAITDEELHQTRAMLLNTYREANDSPGALINLAFEAIVAGQARPVEELAAALPVIGRAEIQAVANKLSLDTVYFLRDPLPDAIATAS
- a CDS encoding efflux RND transporter periplasmic adaptor subunit — translated: MRARFLSLALLATLGIHTVACHSGSPDAQASPSPAPSGAARGGFFAFFKKASAPPSEAPAVLTVETQAVTKRQLPQQLEVTGSVTAWEPMPVSAAASGLRVTEIRAEEGQLVEKGQLLARLDDATLRAQVAAAEARASIAGAQLEKMRHPTRRQDLLAAEAAVVQAEAAARQAQDAYQRTQELAQEGAVTPMELIGRQTAAESARAAADQARARLSLAREGSRGEDLIIAAGQAAEARATLAQMQALLAQTQVRAPEAGRIIKKDVRLGDVSAPGKAFFQIVRAGRLEVEAQIPETDLDRVKPGQTAVVSSDARTDWKAIGHVREISPAIDPGNRQATVQLDIPASAGLRVGMFVRATLELGKVASLAVPASAVVTKESGSEVFVLDGKYARSRTVVPGLRADGWVAITSGLEAGEQVVTSGVGFLKDGDKVDLPPARTSHGPAAAGPLRKASR
- a CDS encoding alpha/beta fold hydrolase, with product MPSSTLAPDASLISPFRPAWGLAQPDLQTILPEVLPRPDRRRSPWWRAQQRLTLPLSDGDHLLGWLHPLAPHAPGEAPLVIHFHGLGSSADSGTMRSLSHKAHLAGFHSLRVNWRGAGGSEDLGTGVTSGVGYADVADVVRHMHEQGHGPIYLTGFSLGGAIVLNALARLTPTPDVAGAVCISAPLDFAAAAAALREPRNRFYDARFVWLLKETLRRFVAQGRGGLRHREALKHFPAIRHVSDFDHLITAPAVGLPDAAAYYAAASPGPHLARLTVPTWLITADDDPFVPLAAQRHALNALPEHPTLHVTITDGGGHVGLVGQRPQPALPWEDHFWLENATVRRLMAWEQARRSASGA
- a CDS encoding DUF4332 domain-containing protein — protein: MSTIRTLMISLLLSASAVLPAGCAKAPVASAPQGVASVELDASRAYSIENLLGIGPVYGRKLREAGITSTSKLKAATETRYERQRLAAQADVPYKLVMAWSQKVALMEIPGIGPRQSNLLAAVGVESVEELARRSPENLHERLAVANTFKPRFVENTPSRETVEKWVTAARREARRHSAE
- the aat gene encoding leucyl/phenylalanyl-tRNA--protein transferase, encoding MITPDTILLAYAQGLFPMADEAGELGWYRPQQRALLPLDTFRVPRSLAKVMRRAPYQIRFDTAFPRVIAACADRPATWLSPEIQSVFCALHARGLAHSVEAWRDDDLVGGLYGLALGGVFFGESMFSRATDASKICLVHLVAHLRERNFALLDSQLYNPHYDRFGQVLVPHVAFLPALQAALQRPCRF
- a CDS encoding efflux RND transporter permease subunit, whose protein sequence is MNISAWAIKRPIPVILLFLFLTILGLGSYFRLGINDNPDVDFPLIVVGITQAGASPAELETEVTRKVEDALVGISGLDHTTSTVTEGLSTTVCEFKIGTKTDVAMNDVRDAITKIRQTLPADINEPSITHPNFSGEPFITYTVASTRRPVAEISRMIDEEITRALLAVPGVSQVRRSGGLTREVRIDLVPARLRAVGLTVETVNAQLRSLNLNLPGGRAEAGSQEQSIRTLGSAPSVETLRSFPITLANGQTVPLSTLGTVTDGYAEVRQKAFLDGQPCVAFSVVRSQGSALVQTEEATRKAVEALRESLPSDVKVELVRTMADYTRAAHTATMDALYLGSALAMIVIFIFLRNGPALFISALAIPLSVIATFWVMKGLGYTLNGMTTLALTLVVGILVDDAIVDLENIYRHIGMGKSPMRAALEATDEIGLAIIATTMTIVAVFIPVGFMGGIPGQFFRSFGITVTVAVMFSLLVARTLTPMLAAHLLPANLAEAEDHSRLRAPYLRLLDWALSHRWLTLSGAVGIFVLSMMLVPIIPKGFIKLGDIGQAMVQISLPAGASIQETERVVHAVEQALRARPETKLIFSTVGTASNSAGGSLVQTGTSVTKATVNVVLVPKSERALSLDAYQEALRPELARIPGARVVFAQFGATGSAKPVNVLLRGADGRLLERVGEQLLKDMRALPELRDVTSSTAELKPEIRIQPDLVRAAEQGVSVASIGRLVRLATQGDADFNLAKFNAGNRQLNIRIQLVPEARQDLAAIGDLLIPGRAGMVPLRSVADISFGTGPVQIDRYDRARQVTFTANLTAGNLGDALAKIQSLPTLKNLPAGINQGTVGESKVMVDIFTETVIALGAGIMFIYAVLVLLFGGFLQPLTIMMALPLSIGGAMAGLLVFGKELGLYALIGVIMLMGLVTKNSILLVEYALMARSQGATRREALMNAGRDRLRPILMTTIAMIAGMLPIALEMGTGTESLSPMAVAVIGGLVTSTVFTLVVIPAVFTLLDDVQRLFWRRLGRRLPGPDERVGAPAEASVG